A window of the Candidatus Tisiphia endosymbiont of Dascillus cervinus genome harbors these coding sequences:
- a CDS encoding alpha/beta hydrolase, giving the protein MRKIYNTEKKRFITYNHHESSKKNMPSVIFLHSLMSGMNGKKAIFLENYCKKRDYNFITFDNFGHGESSGRFLDKTIGSWLTGVELVLNKLVVQPAIIIGSSMGGWLAILAAIKFPSKVCGLVCIAPALDFTETIWQNLTEMQKTQMQQQKYLEISGRNCNDKYPISYQLILEARNHLLLNSNSINLKGAIHLIHGMLDEDVPYTISNNLAEKITSDMVVIKLIKDGVHTLVRESDLAIIANSLEEIINLSLER; this is encoded by the coding sequence ATGCGTAAAATATATAATACAGAAAAGAAAAGATTTATCACTTACAATCATCATGAAAGTAGCAAAAAAAATATGCCATCGGTAATTTTTTTGCATAGCTTGATGTCAGGTATGAATGGAAAAAAGGCTATATTTCTTGAGAATTACTGTAAAAAACGTGATTATAATTTTATCACATTTGATAATTTTGGTCATGGAGAATCATCAGGTAGATTTCTAGATAAAACGATTGGATCTTGGCTTACAGGGGTTGAATTAGTTTTAAATAAACTTGTAGTGCAACCAGCTATTATCATAGGCTCCAGTATGGGTGGTTGGTTAGCCATTCTTGCTGCTATAAAATTTCCTAGTAAAGTTTGTGGTCTTGTTTGTATTGCTCCTGCCCTAGATTTTACAGAAACTATTTGGCAAAACTTAACTGAAATGCAAAAAACACAAATGCAACAACAAAAATACCTTGAGATTAGTGGGCGTAATTGCAACGATAAATATCCAATAAGTTATCAATTAATACTCGAAGCTAGAAATCACTTGTTACTAAATTCAAATAGTATTAATCTTAAGGGAGCTATACATTTAATTCACGGGATGCTAGATGAGGACGTACCTTATACCATCTCAAATAACCTTGCAGAAAAAATTACTAGTGACATGGTAGTGATAAAATTGATAAAAGATGGAGTTCATACTCTTGTACGAGAATCAGATTTAGCTATAATAGCTAATTCTTTGGAAGAAATAATAAACTTATCATTAGAACGATGA
- a CDS encoding RMD1 family protein, giving the protein MNDLVINLNKIGLEPKHFDDVLYIQKEQVKNLNPIDVFFFPFGCVTIWGAEESQEKMILDDIVALQANQTDEIMSDFIYFDYDETTGKTFIDEEKNQIILADKSTFIKLSISHALAQSVKLSVLEKSVSNLIVKTTPIQQELASTGSVSLSKKEISQQIGILFNERYSINLHSDILDTPEFFWRRPSYEPLYLMTAEFQDIQIRQNILNHRLNMIHELYNILSNDLNYKHSTRLEWIIIILITIEVVLSLIHDKLFFKIIGYLLNGN; this is encoded by the coding sequence ATGAATGACTTAGTAATAAATCTCAATAAGATTGGTCTTGAACCTAAACACTTTGATGATGTACTATATATTCAAAAAGAACAAGTAAAAAACTTAAACCCTATAGATGTTTTCTTTTTCCCATTTGGCTGTGTTACTATATGGGGAGCTGAAGAAAGCCAAGAGAAAATGATTCTAGACGATATAGTAGCTCTGCAAGCTAATCAAACTGATGAGATAATGTCTGACTTTATCTATTTTGATTATGATGAAACTACAGGTAAAACCTTTATAGATGAAGAAAAAAACCAAATCATTCTAGCAGATAAATCAACTTTTATAAAATTATCTATATCGCATGCTTTAGCTCAGTCAGTTAAACTTAGTGTACTAGAAAAATCAGTAAGTAATTTAATTGTAAAAACAACACCGATTCAACAAGAGCTAGCCAGCACTGGCAGTGTATCACTTTCAAAAAAGGAAATATCTCAACAAATTGGCATATTATTTAACGAACGATATTCTATTAATTTACACAGCGATATACTAGATACTCCTGAATTTTTTTGGCGTCGTCCTAGTTATGAACCTTTATACTTAATGACTGCAGAGTTTCAAGATATTCAAATTCGTCAGAATATTCTTAACCATCGACTGAACATGATCCATGAACTCTATAACATTTTGTCAAATGACTTAAACTATAAACACTCAACTAGACTTGAATGGATCATTATAATATTAATTACCATAGAAGTAGTACTATCCCTTATTCACGATAAACTCTTTTTCAAAATAATTGGTTACCTTCTGAATGGAAATTAA
- a CDS encoding DUF2608 domain-containing protein, with the protein MNKHIFAKITKVSDFLKISEVIDKLDQDSLVLFDVDDVLIMDQDEYRLTHPYRRQWRAESKNRLTREERHLLYSIILKNRTIRLVDYNITDILGRLWEMQIPTAALTKLYTGKFGVIEDFTNWRLTELKGINIDFMKSTPIKEEILVDELHIGGGVPMMKEGVILTADVDKGAVLENILHKKNYYPKTIIFVDDILENIESVAKICSKLQINFYGFEFDGASLIPETELDEKSEKIRFEILEKEHRWITDLKL; encoded by the coding sequence ATGAATAAACATATATTTGCTAAAATAACTAAAGTTTCCGATTTTTTAAAGATATCGGAAGTAATAGATAAATTAGATCAAGATAGCTTGGTGCTTTTTGATGTAGATGACGTACTTATCATGGATCAAGATGAATATCGCTTAACTCATCCTTATAGGCGGCAGTGGCGTGCTGAAAGCAAAAACCGTCTTACGAGAGAAGAAAGGCATCTTTTATACAGTATTATTTTAAAAAATCGTACTATTCGCTTAGTGGACTATAATATAACTGATATACTAGGTAGATTATGGGAGATGCAAATCCCAACTGCTGCTCTGACCAAATTATATACAGGGAAATTTGGTGTTATTGAGGATTTTACCAATTGGCGTCTTACAGAGCTTAAAGGGATAAATATAGATTTTATGAAATCTACTCCGATAAAGGAGGAAATATTAGTTGATGAATTACATATTGGGGGTGGTGTACCAATGATGAAAGAAGGGGTGATTCTTACAGCCGATGTTGATAAAGGTGCAGTATTAGAGAATATTTTACACAAAAAAAACTACTATCCTAAAACAATAATATTTGTGGACGATATTTTAGAAAATATTGAGTCAGTGGCAAAAATATGTAGCAAATTACAGATTAATTTTTATGGTTTTGAATTTGACGGAGCTTCTTTGATCCCGGAAACAGAACTAGATGAAAAAAGTGAAAAAATTCGTTTTGAGATTTTAGAGAAGGAACATCGTTGGATAACAGATTTAAAACTATAA
- a CDS encoding phosphotransferase-like protein — protein sequence MSKIIFLNGCGSAGKTSIARAIQYLSKDSWLTFGIDTFISMTPLPCSSDDKPDVRYFSFVPGINDRGPTMRVETNPKGEQLFGIMPDFANLLASRNNNLIIDEVLFEDACLKSYIKSLNGYIVYKTYAM from the coding sequence ATGAGTAAAATTATATTTTTAAATGGATGTGGCTCTGCTGGTAAAACATCTATCGCAAGAGCAATACAGTATTTAAGTAAGGATTCTTGGCTTACTTTTGGCATAGATACTTTTATTAGTATGACACCATTACCATGCTCATCTGATGATAAACCGGATGTTAGATACTTTTCCTTCGTTCCGGGGATAAATGACCGTGGACCAACCATGCGTGTTGAAACTAATCCAAAGGGTGAGCAGCTCTTTGGTATCATGCCAGATTTTGCCAATCTACTTGCAAGTCGTAACAATAACCTTATCATTGATGAAGTCTTATTTGAAGATGCTTGCCTCAAATCTTATATAAAAAGCTTGAATGGCTATATTGTCTACAAAACTTACGCTATGTAA
- the clpP gene encoding ATP-dependent Clp endopeptidase proteolytic subunit ClpP, with the protein MTYVPIVVEQTPRGERAYDIYSRLLKERIVFVCGQIEDYMANVVVAQLLFLEAENPEKDIFMYINSPGGVVTSGLAIYDTMQYIKPKISTLCIGQACSMGSMLLTAGEKGMRYALPHSRIMIHQPSGGYQGQATDIEIHAKETMKLKRMLNNLYVKHTGQELDSIEKSMERDNFMDPEVAKSFGLVDEIITDRAKILVRK; encoded by the coding sequence ATGACGTACGTGCCTATAGTAGTTGAACAAACCCCTAGAGGGGAAAGAGCCTATGATATCTATTCTAGGTTGTTAAAAGAACGTATCGTTTTTGTTTGTGGTCAAATTGAAGATTATATGGCAAATGTAGTGGTTGCACAATTACTGTTCTTAGAGGCAGAAAATCCAGAAAAAGATATTTTCATGTATATTAATTCTCCTGGTGGTGTTGTAACTTCTGGTTTGGCAATTTACGATACTATGCAATATATTAAGCCTAAGATTTCTACTCTTTGTATAGGACAGGCTTGTTCAATGGGTTCTATGTTACTCACTGCTGGAGAGAAAGGTATGCGTTATGCTCTGCCGCATAGTCGTATAATGATCCATCAACCGTCAGGTGGTTACCAAGGGCAAGCTACAGATATAGAAATTCATGCTAAAGAAACCATGAAATTAAAAAGAATGCTCAATAACTTGTATGTCAAGCATACAGGACAAGAACTAGATTCTATTGAAAAAAGTATGGAACGTGATAATTTCATGGATCCCGAAGTAGCTAAATCTTTTGGTCTTGTTGATGAAATCATTACCGATAGAGCAAAAATCTTAGTAAGAAAATAG
- the phaZ gene encoding polyhydroxyalkanoate depolymerase: MHNGSSNNLYYALEAFKTMLIPMRANIEILEQWFKNSNNPVKDSGYTHVMLAYLTLAERMTRTYKKQEFNINECIIDGTSYVVKEKTVATKTFCQLKHFSKIGIKQEMPKLLIIAPMSGHHATLLRDTVTEMLPYADVYITDWLDASTIPNQLGKFNLDDFIDYLIEFITFLGPNLHTMAVCQPTVPLLAAISIMSTNNDINVPRSMILIGGPIDARLNPTDVDLFAIHKSMQWFCQMMITSVPFNYPGYGRNVYLGFLQLMGFISLNIPRHINSHLDLLQNLLDGNLEKANHTIKFYDEYLATMDITSEFYLQTIQEVFKDFALAKDEFVSKNRKVHLKNITNCALLGIEGENDDIAAVGQTKAALDLCSGIPMTMKKYHLQKGVGHYGLFSGSKFKQFIVPIIKDFIYSCQN, encoded by the coding sequence ATGCATAATGGCAGTTCTAATAATCTTTATTATGCACTAGAAGCCTTTAAAACTATGCTTATTCCAATGCGAGCAAACATAGAAATTTTAGAGCAGTGGTTTAAAAATAGTAATAATCCTGTAAAAGATAGCGGCTATACTCACGTTATGTTAGCATATTTGACACTTGCTGAAAGGATGACTAGAACATACAAGAAGCAAGAATTTAACATTAATGAATGTATTATTGATGGTACGTCTTATGTTGTTAAAGAAAAAACAGTTGCTACTAAAACATTTTGTCAATTAAAGCATTTTAGCAAAATTGGTATTAAGCAAGAAATGCCAAAGTTATTAATAATTGCTCCAATGTCAGGACACCATGCTACTTTACTTAGGGACACTGTAACTGAAATGCTCCCCTATGCAGATGTATATATTACAGATTGGCTTGATGCAAGCACTATACCTAATCAACTTGGTAAATTTAACTTAGATGATTTTATAGACTACTTAATTGAGTTTATAACGTTTCTAGGACCAAATCTGCACACTATGGCAGTATGCCAACCAACAGTCCCCCTTCTAGCTGCCATTAGTATAATGTCTACAAATAATGATATAAATGTGCCGCGGTCAATGATTCTGATAGGTGGACCTATTGATGCAAGGCTTAATCCTACAGATGTTGACTTGTTTGCAATCCATAAAAGCATGCAATGGTTTTGCCAAATGATGATTACATCCGTCCCCTTTAACTATCCTGGTTACGGAAGAAATGTCTATCTAGGGTTTTTACAACTTATGGGTTTTATCAGTTTAAATATTCCTCGGCATATTAATTCGCATTTGGATTTACTACAAAATTTGCTAGATGGCAACCTTGAAAAAGCTAATCATACCATAAAATTTTATGATGAATATTTAGCCACTATGGATATAACATCGGAATTCTATCTCCAAACAATACAAGAAGTATTTAAAGATTTTGCTCTTGCCAAAGATGAATTTGTCTCAAAAAATCGTAAAGTTCATTTAAAAAATATAACAAATTGTGCTTTACTAGGTATCGAAGGCGAGAATGACGATATAGCTGCGGTTGGACAAACTAAAGCTGCATTAGATTTGTGTTCCGGTATTCCTATGACAATGAAAAAATATCATTTACAAAAGGGAGTTGGGCATTACGGCTTATTTAGTGGTAGCAAATTCAAACAGTTTATTGTACCGATAATTAAGGATTTTATATATAGTTGTCAAAATTGA
- a CDS encoding transposase translates to MQAIPVNRTDYCQFLIVSQKNYSLTYYAEHAKKCSHDVINRFLKNEKYTPSLLWEHIKDDVILSPNGYTIFDDTVLNKRNTKKIEIARSQYSGATGGITTGIGVVSLVYYNPDINKFWVIDYRIFSPEHDGATKVEHLLNMLNNAVYSKKIPFQTVLFDTWYATHKIMQHVDSLGKYYYAPIKANRNVTKTSSSKPYKAVSKLTFSDEEIKSGVEIHIKGFAKDKHVNLFKLTVSTNRVDYIVTNNKTQKSSKAVQDECGFRWVIESMHREIKQLTRYRTMPMQKTTHPA, encoded by the coding sequence TTGCAAGCAATACCAGTTAATAGGACAGATTACTGTCAATTTCTAATAGTGAGTCAAAAGAATTATAGTTTGACCTACTATGCTGAACATGCCAAAAAATGTAGCCATGATGTTATTAATAGATTTTTAAAAAATGAAAAATATACACCTTCTTTGTTATGGGAACATATTAAGGATGATGTTATTTTATCGCCTAACGGATATACAATATTTGATGATACGGTGTTAAATAAAAGAAATACCAAGAAAATAGAAATTGCTAGATCACAGTACAGTGGGGCTACAGGTGGTATTACTACTGGTATAGGAGTAGTAAGTTTGGTATATTATAATCCGGATATTAATAAGTTTTGGGTAATAGATTACCGAATTTTTTCGCCCGAACATGATGGAGCGACAAAAGTAGAACACCTATTAAATATGTTAAATAATGCTGTGTATAGCAAAAAGATTCCTTTTCAAACTGTGCTTTTTGACACATGGTATGCTACGCATAAAATTATGCAACATGTTGATTCCTTGGGTAAATATTATTATGCTCCTATTAAAGCAAATAGAAACGTTACTAAAACTTCCTCTTCTAAGCCTTATAAAGCTGTTAGCAAGTTAACGTTTTCAGATGAGGAAATTAAGAGCGGAGTGGAGATTCATATAAAGGGCTTTGCAAAAGATAAGCATGTTAATTTGTTTAAACTTACTGTTTCTACCAACAGAGTTGATTATATTGTTACCAATAACAAAACTCAAAAATCTTCTAAAGCCGTACAAGATGAGTGTGGCTTTCGTTGGGTAATTGAGAGCATGCATAGAGAAATCAAGCAACTTACCCGGTATAGAACGATGCCAATGCAGAAAACAACGCATCCAGCGTAA
- a CDS encoding efflux RND transporter periplasmic adaptor subunit, which yields MDNRFKTIIIFLCICITSCYAIAEEQESIGVKATKVQMADLYNVFSVIGQCKSGMSRDYYANVSGRLDLVSTSQGGKIHQGDVLLIIDQGLAMSIKSQAEVSLRKAMASYSRDKELFAKKYISSDVLEKSNSELEEARLAFAKAMNSYNDMVLIAPFDGYIGIIKSKIGDKIKQGDYLFSIIAQNSTTDNILMELPEGLYNQVSESTNLVITDNKGGLINGKIAEISQYVSDNGTISAKVIIDSNSNIVHGSYVNIDLILNKHRNLAVPNQSVQSNNKGEYFVYKLNDNKVQQLYVKLGTSLNGLTEIISSEIKEGDMVVLEGITKIYDGSVVKLLD from the coding sequence TTGGATAACAGATTTAAAACTATAATTATTTTTTTGTGTATATGCATTACTTCTTGCTATGCTATAGCTGAAGAACAAGAGAGTATTGGGGTAAAAGCTACTAAAGTACAAATGGCTGATTTATATAATGTTTTCAGTGTTATAGGACAATGTAAGAGTGGTATGAGTCGTGATTATTATGCAAATGTTTCTGGTAGACTTGATTTAGTATCTACTTCCCAAGGAGGTAAGATCCATCAAGGTGATGTTTTGCTTATTATTGACCAAGGTTTAGCTATGTCAATTAAGTCACAAGCGGAAGTCTCTTTAAGAAAAGCTATGGCTTCTTATAGCCGTGACAAGGAATTATTTGCCAAAAAATATATTAGTAGTGATGTGCTAGAAAAATCTAATAGCGAGTTAGAAGAAGCTAGGCTTGCTTTTGCTAAAGCAATGAATAGTTACAACGATATGGTTCTTATAGCTCCATTTGATGGATATATTGGTATAATAAAATCCAAAATAGGGGATAAGATAAAACAAGGAGATTATCTTTTTAGCATTATTGCTCAAAACTCTACTACTGATAATATTTTAATGGAGCTACCTGAGGGGCTTTATAATCAGGTGTCAGAATCCACTAATTTAGTGATAACCGATAATAAGGGTGGATTAATTAATGGAAAAATTGCTGAAATCTCACAATATGTTTCAGATAATGGTACTATAAGTGCTAAAGTTATCATTGATTCTAATAGTAATATTGTGCATGGAAGCTATGTAAATATAGATCTAATTCTTAACAAACATAGGAATTTAGCTGTGCCTAATCAATCGGTACAGAGTAATAATAAAGGTGAGTATTTTGTATATAAACTCAATGACAATAAGGTACAACAACTTTATGTTAAACTTGGCACTAGTTTAAATGGTTTAACAGAGATTATCTCAAGTGAAATTAAGGAAGGAGATATGGTGGTATTGGAAGGGATTACTAAGATTTATGATGGTAGCGTCGTCAAATTGTTAGATTAA
- the der gene encoding ribosome biogenesis GTPase Der gives MHKKIVAIIGRPNVGKSTLFNRLAIRKKAIVHDLPGVTRDRKYADAQIGPFDFTVIDTPGLEEAEGAKLEYRMMQQTVEAILEADLLCLMVDGKNGVLPEDKFFANFIRKYDKKSVLIVNKCEGRFDFAKEYYKLGFDNVVPISAEHGVGMADLHDAITEKLGDEELEEELIDPIKADYIQIVVSGRPNAGKSTFINSIINNERLLTGPEAGITRESIEIDWLYNDNKFKLIDTAGLRKKGAINKSLEKLSASDTINSIKFANTVILMVDAQMNLEQQDLNIASYVIEQGRSLLIVVNKWDLIEGKNRDKFKEEFLYKMETNLPQVKGVSIIFISALKKQNINMVLDEAIKVYTLWNKKIATSKLNNWLGFALEQHPLPLQKGGRRVRIKYMTQTKTRPPTFKLFSNNPEKITDSYTRYLVNNLREAFNLPGVPIRFTYTKTENPYVKS, from the coding sequence ATGCATAAAAAAATTGTGGCGATTATTGGTAGACCCAATGTAGGGAAGTCTACGCTCTTTAATCGTTTGGCTATCAGGAAAAAGGCTATCGTACATGATCTCCCGGGGGTAACACGTGATCGAAAATATGCTGATGCTCAAATTGGACCATTCGATTTTACGGTAATTGATACTCCTGGTTTAGAAGAAGCGGAAGGTGCGAAATTAGAATATAGAATGATGCAGCAGACTGTAGAAGCCATTCTAGAAGCAGATTTACTATGCCTTATGGTGGATGGCAAAAATGGTGTATTACCGGAAGATAAGTTTTTTGCTAATTTTATCAGAAAATATGATAAAAAATCTGTGTTGATTGTCAATAAATGTGAAGGACGGTTTGATTTTGCTAAAGAATACTACAAGCTTGGTTTTGATAATGTAGTGCCAATTTCTGCAGAACATGGTGTTGGTATGGCAGATTTACACGATGCAATAACTGAAAAATTAGGAGATGAGGAACTAGAGGAAGAATTAATCGACCCAATAAAGGCTGACTATATACAAATAGTGGTGAGTGGTAGACCAAATGCAGGAAAATCTACTTTTATTAATAGTATTATTAATAATGAAAGATTGTTAACAGGACCTGAAGCCGGTATAACAAGGGAATCTATAGAAATTGATTGGCTATATAATGATAATAAATTTAAATTAATTGATACGGCTGGTCTAAGAAAAAAGGGAGCTATTAACAAGTCCTTAGAAAAATTATCAGCTTCTGATACTATTAATAGTATTAAGTTTGCTAATACTGTTATTCTGATGGTTGATGCACAAATGAATTTGGAGCAACAAGATCTAAATATTGCTAGTTATGTTATAGAGCAAGGCAGAAGCCTGCTTATAGTAGTTAATAAGTGGGATTTAATTGAAGGGAAAAATAGAGATAAATTTAAGGAAGAATTTCTTTATAAGATGGAAACCAATCTACCACAAGTTAAGGGAGTATCGATAATATTCATATCAGCCTTAAAAAAGCAGAATATTAATATGGTACTAGATGAGGCTATAAAAGTTTATACTTTATGGAATAAAAAAATTGCTACTAGTAAACTGAATAATTGGTTAGGTTTTGCACTCGAGCAACATCCGCTGCCCTTACAAAAAGGTGGTAGACGTGTTAGAATTAAATATATGACCCAAACAAAAACTCGCCCACCAACTTTTAAACTATTCTCTAATAATCCTGAGAAAATCACGGATAGTTATACTAGATACCTTGTAAACAACTTGCGGGAAGCTTTTAATTTACCCGGTGTGCCAATAAGATTTACTTATACTAAAACTGAGAATCCATATGTAAAGTCATAG
- a CDS encoding folate-binding protein, which yields MHEILTNRAIIEVVGDDAMNFLHNLTTNDIKNNDYCYSYALNNQGRYLFDFFVLKLSATRLFIDINVNQSDLFKNHLVQYKLRAKIEVNDLTNIYQVIYSKQQLEFNGYKDPRYEQLGFRSIVSKDVPITAGTAGLYLQDKYNFAIVDGYEDLIFNRSIPVEYGCEELNAVSYTKGCYIGQEVISRTKYQGVVRKKIFKLYSPSPSNWLRKTVGDSRAHVLDVRSAHSPLVLRSNSKEKESISATTDSLDISKDDEIMANNTKIGVVCSSYKNSAIALIRVDDYHVSQNTAITVKNLPVSLVVPPWRSCTYE from the coding sequence ATGCATGAAATATTAACAAATAGAGCAATTATTGAAGTTGTGGGTGATGATGCGATGAATTTTTTGCATAATTTGACAACTAATGATATAAAAAATAATGATTATTGTTACAGTTATGCTCTAAATAATCAAGGAAGGTATTTATTTGATTTTTTTGTATTAAAACTATCAGCAACAAGACTTTTTATTGATATAAATGTTAATCAGTCTGATTTATTTAAAAATCACTTAGTGCAGTATAAATTACGTGCTAAAATTGAAGTGAACGACTTAACTAACATCTATCAGGTTATTTACTCAAAACAACAGTTGGAATTTAATGGATACAAAGACCCTCGTTATGAGCAACTCGGTTTCCGTTCCATTGTTAGTAAAGATGTACCAATAACTGCAGGAACAGCAGGACTATACCTGCAAGATAAATATAATTTTGCCATAGTTGATGGGTATGAGGATCTAATTTTCAACAGATCCATTCCGGTCGAATATGGCTGTGAGGAATTAAACGCTGTAAGTTACACTAAGGGTTGCTATATTGGACAGGAAGTTATTTCAAGAACAAAATACCAAGGAGTAGTAAGGAAAAAAATATTTAAATTATACTCTCCTTCCCCTTCGAATTGGCTCCGTAAAACTGTGGGGGATTCGCGTGCTCACGTACTAGATGTACGCTCCGCTCACTCACCCCTTGTTTTACGTTCCAATTCGAAGGAGAAGGAGAGTATATCTGCTACTACAGACAGTTTAGATATCTCAAAAGATGATGAAATTATGGCAAATAATACAAAAATTGGAGTAGTATGTTCAAGCTATAAGAATAGTGCAATAGCTTTAATTAGAGTAGACGACTATCATGTATCGCAAAATACAGCTATTACTGTAAAAAACTTACCTGTTTCTTTGGTTGTTCCACCTTGGAGGAGCTGTACATATGAGTAA
- a CDS encoding SPFH domain-containing protein, which translates to MEYILLVCSIVAILIIVQMVKVVPQQQAWVVEKFGKFDRVLQPGLNILIPVIQRVAYKHTLKEEAIDVTAQTAISNDNVTLLIDGVLYVKIVDPVAASYGVNSPYYAITQLAQTTMRSEIGKLPLDRTFEERETLNIAIVSAINQAAMNWGIQCMRYEIKDIQPPQTILKAMELQVAAERQKRAQILDSEGNRQAKINHAEGEKAQVVLNSEASYTDQVNRAKGEAEAIGLVAMATAKSIEVIAASIQKSGGNDAVSLKIAEQYINAFGELAKDSNTVILPANLSEPGSFITQALSIFDQLKSVSNKKLSKESSMKKQTSASE; encoded by the coding sequence ATGGAATATATATTATTAGTTTGTAGTATCGTGGCAATTCTTATTATTGTACAGATGGTTAAGGTTGTACCACAACAACAAGCATGGGTTGTAGAAAAGTTTGGAAAATTTGATAGGGTTCTGCAGCCAGGATTGAATATTTTGATTCCAGTGATTCAGAGAGTAGCCTATAAACACACCCTGAAGGAAGAAGCTATTGATGTTACTGCTCAAACAGCCATTTCAAATGATAATGTTACGTTATTAATAGATGGTGTTTTATATGTAAAAATTGTTGATCCAGTCGCTGCATCTTATGGTGTTAATAGTCCATATTATGCTATCACACAGCTTGCACAGACCACCATGCGTTCAGAAATAGGAAAATTACCATTAGATAGGACTTTTGAAGAACGGGAAACATTAAACATCGCTATTGTGTCTGCTATTAACCAAGCTGCAATGAATTGGGGGATACAATGTATGCGTTATGAAATTAAAGATATTCAGCCACCACAAACAATACTTAAAGCAATGGAATTACAAGTTGCAGCAGAACGTCAGAAACGAGCTCAAATTTTGGATTCAGAAGGCAATAGACAAGCAAAAATAAACCATGCAGAAGGTGAGAAGGCTCAAGTTGTATTAAATTCTGAAGCTTCCTATACTGACCAAGTAAATAGAGCTAAAGGTGAAGCTGAGGCAATAGGATTAGTAGCAATGGCTACTGCTAAAAGTATTGAAGTTATTGCCGCATCTATTCAAAAGTCTGGGGGTAATGACGCAGTATCTTTAAAAATTGCTGAACAATATATAAATGCTTTTGGTGAGTTAGCCAAAGATAGCAATACAGTAATTCTTCCGGCAAATCTTTCTGAACCAGGAAGTTTTATAACTCAAGCTTTAAGCATTTTTGATCAGCTAAAATCAGTGAGCAATAAGAAATTGTCTAAGGAATCTTCTATGAAGAAACAAACTAGTGCTAGTGAGTAA
- a CDS encoding helix-turn-helix transcriptional regulator encodes MTLVKEIQKFLGLKFEILKLKRRDFSEGSGIPYNNITSIMNGLRSNPQMHTILKIANYFDCSIDEVVGRSEYIPLLQVKGRFKDLSLDDINNNLKKFLKDKVVKQDINFYILGKEIGFNYSIHNFINGSREQKNLNSQIIVALADYFQVSLDEMVGRIAPTKDTDNTKFSEQNFNSDPDLNNL; translated from the coding sequence ATGACTCTTGTTAAAGAAATACAAAAATTTTTAGGATTAAAATTTGAAATACTCAAATTGAAAAGAAGAGATTTCTCTGAGGGTAGTGGGATTCCTTATAATAATATTACTAGTATTATGAATGGATTAAGGTCTAATCCCCAAATGCATACTATACTGAAAATAGCTAACTACTTTGACTGTTCTATAGATGAAGTTGTTGGCAGAAGTGAATATATTCCATTATTACAAGTAAAAGGAAGATTTAAGGATTTATCACTAGATGATATTAATAATAACTTAAAAAAATTCTTAAAAGATAAAGTTGTTAAGCAAGATATAAATTTTTATATTTTAGGAAAAGAAATTGGATTTAATTATTCAATTCATAATTTTATTAACGGAAGCCGAGAACAAAAAAATTTAAATAGTCAAATTATAGTAGCCCTAGCCGATTATTTCCAAGTATCCCTAGATGAAATGGTTGGTAGAATTGCTCCTACTAAAGATACTGACAATACTAAATTTTCTGAACAAAACTTTAATAGTGATCCTGATCTGAATAATTTATAG